The following coding sequences are from one Triticum aestivum cultivar Chinese Spring chromosome 5A, IWGSC CS RefSeq v2.1, whole genome shotgun sequence window:
- the LOC123104428 gene encoding protein starmaker isoform X1 — translation MIKMKIKKLMLRDAESRRSSACKMIRTLVSLVRTLDQMPKERTILMKLLYYDDATPEDYKPPFFKGCVENEAVNIWNKNPLKMEVGNVNSKHLVLALKVKSVLDPCDANSDDDKMSMGHVSDQEDFTDTETTNLLRIAIYNISYIRGLFPEKYFNDKSVPALEMKIKKLMPMDAESRRLIDWMEKGVYDALQKKYLNTLLFCICEKEEGPMIEEYAFSFSYPNTNGEEVAMNMSHTGSKKNTATFKSNAAEVTPDQMRSSACKMTRTLASVMRALDQLPEEALCFVNEVGMGKPTNALPVDNSACITFSLPLKQKAGASDSAPSKPLSEARKGKESSNIGSATDVSLRKAAANSSAGDGDDPNKGNTPDISNNDAVPFRTRVIADLAGLDPAQVILILADAGSMEEMIQLSTVANERGFIFERTESLQHVSLRVSMDRYVQAQAGLQDAVENLDPDHNQLDEEEEQDDDEEEAAPAQQVNEDEVQDDEEADDDDDDDDDDDDDDDDDDEINSQVADPDYIPEESQGEDDDDWYLVDLEEEEAAPAQHGEQTHEAAAHQANEDEAQDNEEAEEDDDDDDEPDSQLADPDYMPEEEEEEEEEQEQDDDEEEAAPAQQVNEDEVQDDEEAEEDDDDDDDEEAAPAQQVNEDEVQDDEEAQEDDDDDDEEAAPAQQVNEEAAPAQQVNEDEVQDDEEADDDDDDDEINSQVADPDYIPEESHGEDDDDWYLVDLEEEEAAPAQHGEQAHEAAAHQANEDEA, via the exons ATGATAA AGATGAAGATTAAGAAGCTGATGCTCAGGGATGCTGAATCCAGGAG GAGCTCTGCTTGTAAGATGATCAGAACGCTGGTTTCACTTGTGAGGACTTTGGACCAAATGCCAAAGGAG CGAACCATTCTAATGAAGCTTCTATACTATGATGATGCCACA CCCGAGGATTACAAGCCTCCCTTCTTTAAGGGTTGTGTTGAGAATGAGGCCGTAAATATATGGAACAAGAACCCCTTGAAGATGGAAGTGGGGAATGTCAATAGCAAGCATCTTGTGCTAGCTTTGAAG GTTAAGAGTGTCCTTGATCCATGTGATGCTAACAGTGATGATGACAAGATGAGCATGGGTCATGTGTCGGACCAAGAAGACTTTACGGACACCGAG ACAACGAATTTGCTCCGGATTGCTATATACAACATCAGCTACATCAGAGGCCTATTCCCTGAGAAGTACTTCAATGATAAGTCTGTTCCGGCACTAG AGATGAAGATTAAGAAGCTGATGCCCATGGATGCTGAATCCAGGAGGTTGATTGATTGGATGGAGAAAG GTGTCTATGATGCCTTACAAAAGAAATATCTCAATACCCTTCTCTTCTGTATATGTGAGAAGGAGGAAGGCCCAATGATTGAAGAGTATGCCT TCTCATTTAGCTACCCCAACACAAACGGGGAGGAAGTTGCAATGAACATGAGTCACACAGGGAGCAAAAAGAATACTGCCACATTCAAGTCAAATGCAGCAGAAGTCACTCCTGATCAGATGAG GAGCTCTGCTTGTAAGATGACCAGAACGCTGGCTTCAGTTATGAGGGCCTTGGACCAATTGCCCGAGGAG GCACTATGCTTTGTTAATGAAGTTGGCATGGGGAAGCCAACCAATGCACTCCCAGTGGATAATAGTGCCTGCATTACATTCTCCTTACCACTGAAACAAAAAGCA GGGGCATCAGATTCCGCGCCTTCTAAGCCACTAAGCGAAGCAAGAAAAGGGAAAGAATCTTCTAACATTGGCTCTGCAACAGATGTTTCGCTAAGAAAGGCTGCTGCAAATAGCTCCGCTGGAGATGGAGATGATCCTAACAAAGGAAACACACCTGATATTTCCAATAACGATGCTGTTCCATTCCGCACGCGGGTCATTGCTGACTTGGCCGGGTTAGATCCTGCTCAAGTAATACTTATCCTAGCTGACGCCGGTTCAATGGAAGAAATGATACAGTTATCAACAGTGGCAAATGAAAGAGGATTTATATTTGAAAGAACAGAGTCCTTGCAGCATGTGTCCTTGAGAGTATCAATGGATAGGTATGTACAGGCGCAAGCTGGTCTACAAGATGCAGTTGAGAACTTGGATCCAGATCATAACCAACTTGatgaagaggaagaacaagatgatgatgaagaagaagctgctcctGCTCAGCAAGTAAATGAAGATGAAGTGCAAGATGATGAAGAagcagatgatgatgatgatgatgatgatgatgatgatgatgatgatgatgatgatgatgaaataaACTCCCAGGTTGCCGATCCAGATTACATACCCGAAGAGTCACagggtgaagatgatgatgattggTATCTTGTGGATCTTGAGGAAGAAGAAGCTGCTCCTGCTCAGCACGGAGAACAAACACATGAAGCAGCAGCTCATCAAGCAAATGAAGATGAAGCACAAGATaatgaagaagcagaggaagatgatgatgatgatgatgaaccagATTCACAGCTTGCAGATCCAGATTATatgcctgaagaagaagaagaagaagaagaagaacaagaacaagatgatgatgaagaagaagctgctcctGCTCAGCAAGTAAATGAAGATGAAGTGCAAGATgatgaagaagcagaggaagatgatgatgatgatgatgacgaagaagcTGCTCCTGCTCAGCAAGTAAATGAAGATGAAGTGCAAGATGATGAAGAAGCgcaggaagatgatgatgatgatgatgaagaagctgCTCCTGCTCAGCAAGTAAATGAAGAAGCTGCTCCTGCTCAGCAAGTAAATGAAGATGAAGTGCAAGATGATGAAGAagcagatgatgatgatgatgatgatgaaataaACTCCCAGGTTGCCGATCCAGATTACATACCCGAAGAGTCacatggtgaagatgatgatgattggTATCTTGTGGATCTTGAGGAAGAAGAAGCTGCTCCTGCTCAGCACGGAGAACAAGCACATGAGGCAGCAGCTCATCAAGCAAATGAAGATGAAGCATAA
- the LOC123104428 gene encoding protein starmaker isoform X2, with translation MKIKKLMLRDAESRRSSACKMIRTLVSLVRTLDQMPKERTILMKLLYYDDATPEDYKPPFFKGCVENEAVNIWNKNPLKMEVGNVNSKHLVLALKVKSVLDPCDANSDDDKMSMGHVSDQEDFTDTETTNLLRIAIYNISYIRGLFPEKYFNDKSVPALEMKIKKLMPMDAESRRLIDWMEKGVYDALQKKYLNTLLFCICEKEEGPMIEEYAFSFSYPNTNGEEVAMNMSHTGSKKNTATFKSNAAEVTPDQMRSSACKMTRTLASVMRALDQLPEEALCFVNEVGMGKPTNALPVDNSACITFSLPLKQKAGASDSAPSKPLSEARKGKESSNIGSATDVSLRKAAANSSAGDGDDPNKGNTPDISNNDAVPFRTRVIADLAGLDPAQVILILADAGSMEEMIQLSTVANERGFIFERTESLQHVSLRVSMDRYVQAQAGLQDAVENLDPDHNQLDEEEEQDDDEEEAAPAQQVNEDEVQDDEEADDDDDDDDDDDDDDDDDDEINSQVADPDYIPEESQGEDDDDWYLVDLEEEEAAPAQHGEQTHEAAAHQANEDEAQDNEEAEEDDDDDDEPDSQLADPDYMPEEEEEEEEEQEQDDDEEEAAPAQQVNEDEVQDDEEAEEDDDDDDDEEAAPAQQVNEDEVQDDEEAQEDDDDDDEEAAPAQQVNEEAAPAQQVNEDEVQDDEEADDDDDDDEINSQVADPDYIPEESHGEDDDDWYLVDLEEEEAAPAQHGEQAHEAAAHQANEDEA, from the exons ATGAAGATTAAGAAGCTGATGCTCAGGGATGCTGAATCCAGGAG GAGCTCTGCTTGTAAGATGATCAGAACGCTGGTTTCACTTGTGAGGACTTTGGACCAAATGCCAAAGGAG CGAACCATTCTAATGAAGCTTCTATACTATGATGATGCCACA CCCGAGGATTACAAGCCTCCCTTCTTTAAGGGTTGTGTTGAGAATGAGGCCGTAAATATATGGAACAAGAACCCCTTGAAGATGGAAGTGGGGAATGTCAATAGCAAGCATCTTGTGCTAGCTTTGAAG GTTAAGAGTGTCCTTGATCCATGTGATGCTAACAGTGATGATGACAAGATGAGCATGGGTCATGTGTCGGACCAAGAAGACTTTACGGACACCGAG ACAACGAATTTGCTCCGGATTGCTATATACAACATCAGCTACATCAGAGGCCTATTCCCTGAGAAGTACTTCAATGATAAGTCTGTTCCGGCACTAG AGATGAAGATTAAGAAGCTGATGCCCATGGATGCTGAATCCAGGAGGTTGATTGATTGGATGGAGAAAG GTGTCTATGATGCCTTACAAAAGAAATATCTCAATACCCTTCTCTTCTGTATATGTGAGAAGGAGGAAGGCCCAATGATTGAAGAGTATGCCT TCTCATTTAGCTACCCCAACACAAACGGGGAGGAAGTTGCAATGAACATGAGTCACACAGGGAGCAAAAAGAATACTGCCACATTCAAGTCAAATGCAGCAGAAGTCACTCCTGATCAGATGAG GAGCTCTGCTTGTAAGATGACCAGAACGCTGGCTTCAGTTATGAGGGCCTTGGACCAATTGCCCGAGGAG GCACTATGCTTTGTTAATGAAGTTGGCATGGGGAAGCCAACCAATGCACTCCCAGTGGATAATAGTGCCTGCATTACATTCTCCTTACCACTGAAACAAAAAGCA GGGGCATCAGATTCCGCGCCTTCTAAGCCACTAAGCGAAGCAAGAAAAGGGAAAGAATCTTCTAACATTGGCTCTGCAACAGATGTTTCGCTAAGAAAGGCTGCTGCAAATAGCTCCGCTGGAGATGGAGATGATCCTAACAAAGGAAACACACCTGATATTTCCAATAACGATGCTGTTCCATTCCGCACGCGGGTCATTGCTGACTTGGCCGGGTTAGATCCTGCTCAAGTAATACTTATCCTAGCTGACGCCGGTTCAATGGAAGAAATGATACAGTTATCAACAGTGGCAAATGAAAGAGGATTTATATTTGAAAGAACAGAGTCCTTGCAGCATGTGTCCTTGAGAGTATCAATGGATAGGTATGTACAGGCGCAAGCTGGTCTACAAGATGCAGTTGAGAACTTGGATCCAGATCATAACCAACTTGatgaagaggaagaacaagatgatgatgaagaagaagctgctcctGCTCAGCAAGTAAATGAAGATGAAGTGCAAGATGATGAAGAagcagatgatgatgatgatgatgatgatgatgatgatgatgatgatgatgatgatgatgaaataaACTCCCAGGTTGCCGATCCAGATTACATACCCGAAGAGTCACagggtgaagatgatgatgattggTATCTTGTGGATCTTGAGGAAGAAGAAGCTGCTCCTGCTCAGCACGGAGAACAAACACATGAAGCAGCAGCTCATCAAGCAAATGAAGATGAAGCACAAGATaatgaagaagcagaggaagatgatgatgatgatgatgaaccagATTCACAGCTTGCAGATCCAGATTATatgcctgaagaagaagaagaagaagaagaagaacaagaacaagatgatgatgaagaagaagctgctcctGCTCAGCAAGTAAATGAAGATGAAGTGCAAGATgatgaagaagcagaggaagatgatgatgatgatgatgacgaagaagcTGCTCCTGCTCAGCAAGTAAATGAAGATGAAGTGCAAGATGATGAAGAAGCgcaggaagatgatgatgatgatgatgaagaagctgCTCCTGCTCAGCAAGTAAATGAAGAAGCTGCTCCTGCTCAGCAAGTAAATGAAGATGAAGTGCAAGATGATGAAGAagcagatgatgatgatgatgatgatgaaataaACTCCCAGGTTGCCGATCCAGATTACATACCCGAAGAGTCacatggtgaagatgatgatgattggTATCTTGTGGATCTTGAGGAAGAAGAAGCTGCTCCTGCTCAGCACGGAGAACAAGCACATGAGGCAGCAGCTCATCAAGCAAATGAAGATGAAGCATAA